The nucleotide window ACATCAGTCCAAGACCACTCATGCCAGGAAAATAATATTCTTTGACACATctaaggaatatatatatatatatatatatatatatatatatatatatatatatatatatatatatatatatatatatatatatatattatatcacatATGatccatatatacacacatacaacttTTAGTTTGTTCAATATTGAATACAAATTCCTTTTCCGCTCCCAGGGAAAGGAATCATTGTGGAACAGAGGGCTGTTTCCTTGGCTGTCTATGGCTAAACCAGCAGGCACGTCTGCACTATAAGATTGGAGATTGTTATCACAGTCCTATCTTGGCCAGTGAATCCATCATCTCTATTATTAGTTGTATTATTATGGGAATCATACTTTTTTTGTGAAAAaacatttctatatatatatatacatatatatatgtatatatatatgtatttatatatatatatatatatatgaacataCTTGAGTAGCTAAGTTAAACGATATATCCTAATTAACTTCGCCAGATTGGTGCATAATACGATAAACTTGTCATTCCGTACAGATGTACTAGAGGGCACTGTTTGCATgatgtggtgaggggggggttctCGTCcttttgtcctcctcctccttctcctctctgaaGGCTGGGCAGTATCCATGAGAGAAAAAACAGTGCTATACTCCCATTCGCCAGCTACAGATTCTTTCAGGAAATATCTTcttttaaagacacacacacacacacacacacacacacacacacacacacacacacacacacacacacacacacacacacacacacacacacacacacacacacacacagaccaacacacacacaaacacacctacagacacacatacaaacatacaaacgcacatgTCTGCATGGGCGCAGGTACGCATGgacacacagcctcacactcGAGTGGTCTGTTTGGCTCCCCAGGTACTTTCTCACTTTATTTCCTACTGCAAGTGTGTGAACACATAAAAAACATGaacttcactcactcacatttaccctctctctctctctctctctctctctctctctctctctctctctctctctctctctctctctctctctctctctctctctctctctctctctctctcgctctctctctcgctttctctctctctctctcgctctctctctatggttCTGTTATTTTTCCACTGTGAAAGCAAACATGTTTCCACCAAATGTTAGAGAGAACCCAGGCAGTTGACTGGTGAATATGCAGTAGGTCTTGGTTTTTGCATGTGGGCAGCATATAAAGTTGCATCAGAAAGTGGGAAATACGGTATTGCAGCTTCataactcacacgcacacactaacagatAGACAAACAtccacagatgcacacacacacacacacacacacacacacacacacacacacacacacacacacacacacacacacacacacacacacacacacacacacacacacacacacacacacacacacatgcacagataggCCATAGCATGCAGCCCCACTGCTGAGGCGCACAGTATTTCATTGGGAAGCAGGACGACCTCTGTCTCTATTCTCTACCAGCAGCTCAACAGGTATGGCTTTAATCTTCTCATCTCCTTACAGATTGAACCGTTGGAAAGTTGCATTGTCttggatagacagagagacagacatagagacattTATGTCTAGAGTCATCTGAGCTTATTTCGATCTATCTTAGCATTGTGTGAACCATAACGAGGAGCACAGGTTCAACTGTGTGGCCTCTGACGTCATGAGCCGTTCAGCCATGTCCCCCGCATGGTAAACAAAGTGCTGACTGGGGAAACATTGTGCAAATGAAGTCATCTCGTTtatccccatctctctctctttctaaaaCAGATGTGGAGGCTTCTTTAGTTATAACAGTAGCAACTAGTCATTTGAGTTAGTCATTTAAAGAATTTGCTTATACCTCACTCAGAAGGTTTTTTTATGCTTGTTGTCTAACTATCACCCCCTTTTTTTGAGAACTTCCGCCTACATTACATTTCTATCAGCTAATgactcagtacctgtgatgactagcctggctattgccagaccaagctcaatcgtagattgcacgttggtctggggaggctgctgtaaTTTTCTTCAGCACGAGAGGCGTGGTCAGCAGGCGTAGTTCAaacgactctgtacgcaattggctctTTGCCGTCGCTTCCCATGTCATCAGTGTGTTAAACGAGCCAATAGCGCGATTGGGGATTGGCCCCCACGAATTCAAATCACAGACAGAACGGACTATGTGATCACCACATTCATGACGTTTGCATCATGTGGAAATATTACACCTTGTTATCTATGTGGATATTCTAAGTTACCATATGCATGCCACCTTTCAATCATAAATTGATATATAAAACACCCCAAAGTACCCAAACATCCTCTCTGCATTATCAGGGTTTTGTGAACCCCTATTGCCCCCCCGCCCAGCACCCCCCATGGCTCCACTCTGCGCTGGGGTGTTGCTCTGCgtcctctgtgtgtgggagtgcgTCGGCCCGTCCAACCCCTCCCACGTGGACCACGGAGGCGTTTCGCTGTGGAGCGACCGCCTGCTGGGGGAGCCCAGCGTCATGAGCCTGAACGACAGGCTGGATCCACAGTGGTACCAGGCGAACAACCCTGAGTCCTGCCCCGAGGGCTGCTTCTGCCCCATCCAGTGGCCCACCGCGCTGTACTGCGACCAGAGAGCCCTGCCCAGCGTCCCGGCGGATCTGCCCGGGGACACCCAGTATCTCTTCCTACAGGTGGGGGGCTAGGACTTTCACGGTGTCATACGAGGACCTGTGTACCAGCCTATAGTCCCTACCTCATGGGCTTCCTTTTCTGATTGCATTTCTTACAGCACACGCTTTTCTCTGTGCCTAGCACGCCGATTTAGTAATAAGTAtaagcacacaaacatgtattGACCAAGATGCGCCACATATTTGTTTCGTTAACATGGGCGGCTAAACTCTTACACAGCTACTCCTTCACCGAATCCCATCACACACTCGATTTTTTCAACTAATTACTTGAATTTGCACTGTAGGTCGTTACCTTGTTCATTGCGTAGATTGTCGACCCAAACGGGGGTCCGAACCGAAGCTCCCCATGTTGACCTCAATCCGCTTGCACCACGTCCACGTCACGCCTTTCCTCTCCTCAAACCCCCCCAGAGGAACAACATCAGCAGCCTGCCCTCCTCGGTCCTGGCCGAGGCCCCGGCCCTCCGCTGGCTCATCGTGGACCAGAACCAGCTGGAGGGGGAGCTGCTTGAGGGCCCGGCGCTGCAGAACCACACGGAGCTGCGCTACCTCTACGCAAACCACAACCGTCTGACGGCCGTGCCGCCGGGCCTGCCGGAGGGGCTCCGGCAGCTCAGGCTGGCCTACAACCGGATCTCCAGCCTCGGCGCCGACGCATTCCAGCATCTGCAACATCTGACcgttctgctgctgcaggggAACCGTCTGCAGACCGTCCCGTCCGACAGCTTCACCGGTACGCTGCttgtttgcttgtttagctCCGTTTCGTTTGTTTACGTGTTTGTCGGTTTTCCTTA belongs to Gadus morhua chromosome 13, gadMor3.0, whole genome shotgun sequence and includes:
- the zgc:113307 gene encoding lumican, translating into MAPLCAGVLLCVLCVWECVGPSNPSHVDHGGVSLWSDRLLGEPSVMSLNDRLDPQWYQANNPESCPEGCFCPIQWPTALYCDQRALPSVPADLPGDTQYLFLQRNNISSLPSSVLAEAPALRWLIVDQNQLEGELLEGPALQNHTELRYLYANHNRLTAVPPGLPEGLRQLRLAYNRISSLGADAFQHLQHLTVLLLQGNRLQTVPSDSFTGLLALDLLDLGENRFKAVPAHLPPSLQQLYLSGNNFSELGEGSFAGLDRLKYLRLSRCGLRSPGVPRTAFNVSTLVELDLSYNRLAVTPTVPNSLQYLYLEANEIQEFKVSSFCQDKGPLSYSRMRILRLDGNKMSYSQLPVDWVYCLRVLHNIFI